The genomic segment GCATCGATTGTTTGATTTGTGATGGTACGGTTCGACGCTCGGGCGACGGGCGGCGCGCATTGCCCGTCGTGGTGAAAGCGCAGCGTTGTTGCGGATGAAGCTGCCGGCCGGGTTATTCGCGCAGGCTGGCGTGAGGAAGCCTGCGAGATGTGCGTGATGTCCACACGCCGGCAACTTGCGTCACGTTTCTACTTCAATTCGTACAACCCGGTGTGGGTGGTCGAATCCAGTTCGTTCAGATGCGTCATGAAGCGCGCCACCGCATTGGTGGTCTCCGGATTGACCGGCAGATGCGGCACCTTCAGCGCATGCAGCCGGAAGATGTAGCGATGCGCCTTGTCGCCACGCGGCGGCGCGGCGCCGCCAAAACCGACCGTGCCGTAATCGTTGTGCATTTGCAGCGCGCCTTGCGGCAGTAGCGAACCGTCTGCTTTGCCCGCGTTGCGCGACAGCGAGCGGGCGTCGGCCGGGATGTTCACCACGACCCAGTGCCAGAAGCCGCTGCCGGTCGGCGCGTCGGGATCGTGAACGGTGAGGGCGAAGCTTTGAGTGTCGGGCGGCGGTGCGTCCCACTGCAACGCGGGCGAGATGTTTTCGCCATCCACGCCGAATGCCTTGTCGTGATATTCGTGGGCTTTCGGCATGAAGCCGTTGGTGGGAAATTCGTCGGACCAGAGACGGAAATCAGCCATGATGTGCCTCCCTTGTTGATTGGTTCTGGGATCGTCGGGGCACAGCGGATTTGCAGTGGGCCAGCGTCGCGTTGGCGATTGTGGCGTCGCGCAAAAGTGCTCCGAATTAGCCAATCGAGTGTATCACCAGCGGCTTTCGGAGTCGCTCCAGATGGGCATTCACGACAGCGACGCGCGGCGCAAGTCGGCCACCGGTTATGCCGCTGTGTTCAGCCGCGTTCCTCGAACTCCGGCGCGTCGCTTCTTAGCCATTCGACGAGTCGCTGCAATACTCCTTCGATATCGCGATTGGCGCCCCGCAATGCGCATTCCCACACGACGCCGACGCGCCAGCCGTCAGCGAGCAATGCGTGGTGAACCTTGTCGTCGTTAGTGCGGTTGCGGCCGATCTTGTCGCGCCAGAACTCGGGCCGCGTCTGCGGCCATTTGAAAAGACGGCAATCGTGACCGTGCCAGAAACAGCCATGCACGAGCACCACGGCACGATAGCGCGGCAGCACGATGTCGGGCCGTCCCGGCAGATCTCGCACGTCGAGACGAAAGCGGAAGCCCTGCCGATGCAGCAGGCTGCGGATCAGGATTTCGGGCTTGGTATTGCGTCCGCGAATGCCGGACATCATCCGGCTGCGGGTCGCGCTATCGACGATATCGACCATGTTCAGCGCCGCGATAACGCATGGCCGCGTTCAGTGGCAGCGACGGCGGCGAACCGCTCACGCGTACAGCGACAAAGCTTGCTTCGAACCATGACGGGTTTCCTCGGCGAGCAGGGTTTGCACATGCGGCAGCATGATGCGCGCCACTTCGCGCATCACCGGCATCACGACGCTGTTGCCGAACTGCCGGTACGCCTGCGTATCGCTGACGGGAATCCGGAAGGTGTCGGGAAAGCCCATCAGCCGCGCGCACTCACGCGGCGTCAGGCGGCGCGGACGCGCCGACTCGCCTTGATACACCAGGATCTCGGAGCCGTCCTTGTGATAACGCGCCGACAGCGTACGCGTGACGCTGTCCGGGTATGCCATACCGAAACCGAAGCCATTGCCCGCCGCGCGATGCTTCGCGGCGTAGTTCTGCAGATACGTCCAGAGGTTGGCAGTGAGCGTGTACTTCGGCTGCACACGCCGGGCGGCGTGGTCGAAGAAGCGGTCGTGGTCCCACGGCAGCACGGGCTCGCTGCCATCCGTGCGATGCAGGATCGAACCGAGACGCGGGCCGCTTTCCGGCAGTTGCAGGTCGTCCCACGAGAAATCCGTCTTGCCGCGAAAGCCGACGATGATGATCCGCTCACGGTGCTGCGGCGTGAAATGCTGGCCATCGATCACGCGGTAATGCACTTCGTAGCCGAGTTCGTCGCGCAGGGTTTGCACGATCACGTCGAAGGTACGGCCTTTATCGTGCGAGAGCAGGTTCTTCACGTTCTCCAGCAGGAACGCAGCGGGACGCTTCGCCGCGATGATCCGCGCGACATCGAAAAAGAGCGTGCCTTGAGTCGTGCATTCGAAACCATGCGGGCGGCCCAGCGCGTTTTTCTTGCTGACGCCCGCAATCGAAAACGGCTGGCACGGGAAACCGCCGAGCAGCACATCGTGGCTCGGCACTTCTTCGGCGGGAAACGAAACGATGTCGCCGATCAGCGCGTGTTCGTCGCCCGCGGGGTAGTTCTCGCGATAGGTGCGGGTGGAAAAATCGTTCCACTCGCTAGTGAAGACGCACTCGCCGCCGTGCGCTTCGAAGCCCATTCGGATTCCGCCGATGCCCGCGAACAGGTCGATAAAGCGGAATTGCGCGTTGCCGTTGCTGTCGCCCTTTGCGCGCGCGCCCTGATAAAGCAGATCGCGCAACGCGGGTTCCAGCATGGCCGGGCACGGCGTTTCGCCTTTTTCCCAGCGACGCACCGTCTTGATGTCCTTGCCGACGTGCGCGGCGATTTCGCGTTGGGTAAAGCGGGTACGCGCTTGCCGGAGCAGGTTGAGCGGGGAGGCGACGGTCACAGAAGTCCTTGCTGGGAATTTTTGCGGACATTATGACCTAAGGTCGTCCCGTTTTCTGTTTTTTCAGGGCAAGGCGGCAGAAAATTTCCCGTAAAACTCGGTGAAAAAAGGGGCAGGGCGACTAAACCGGCTTGTCACAATTGCGCGTGTACGCTTGCGAGGTGACGCGAATCCCTGCGTTGCGACGTGTTAAGGCCGCGACCTGGATCGCGGCCTTCTTTTTATACGGGGCAAATGGCTGGGGAAGGGCGGCAGGTCGACGCGCAGAGACCGGCGACGCAGCATCGCGCCGCCTGAAATCAAGCGTGGAAGTCAGTCCGCAAACCCGCCTGAAAATCAGGCAGGATGGCGCGCGCTCGATGAGAGCTGCGGCGCAAGTGCCGACGCAGCGGGCGGAGGCAGCGTGTCCCATCGAGGCTCGGGCTCCGCTTCGAACTGGCGCAGTTGAAGCAGGAGGCTGTCTATCGCGCAGAGTTGCGGATGCGAGAGGTGGCAGGCGTCGAGCAACTGGAACAGACGCTGGCGCCAGTAGGCGACCGGCAAGATCGGGCCGCCCAGGTCACCGTGTAAAGCTAACCGCATCACACGCGTAATGTGCGCGATGTCGTGATCGATCAGCGCGATTTGGGACGACCCGGCAAGCGTATTGAGTTTGCGATCCATAGCTCCTCCATCGCTGTATTACGGCACTGCCCGACGGGACTTTAGGCCCTATTTAAATTTTTTTTGAGGCCTGCCGTGGCCGATAAATCCGCGGTGAACGAGCCATCAAAGAGGCGCGGGCACAGCCGTTGCTCGATAGGGATACTGGCGTAATGTCGCGCTGGCATTCCAAATAGTGGAGCCGAACATGAACAAGGACCAGGTGAAGGGCGTGGCCGAACAGGTCAAGGGCAAGGTCAACGAAGCGATTGGTAAGGCTACGGACAACCCCGGCAAGGAATTGAAGGGCGACTTGCAGCAAGGCGCGGGCAAGGTGCAGAAGGCCTACGGCGATGCGAAGGAAGACGCGAAAGACAACGCGAAGCGCAACGCGCCGTAATCGGGCTGGCGATCGTCGGGCGCACGCTTAGTGTGATCGCCCGTGATCGAAGCCGGTCGCCCAGGGCGACAAAAGAGGTGCTTCGGCACCTCTTTTCTTTTTCGCGCGATCGCGCAACGGTGCAATGGATAGCCTGATGCGCATTGGATAGTTTTCGGGTCGCGACGCCTGGGAGTAACCCGGCATTGGCTTGGGGAGCATTCCTTGTGCGGTGCGTCGCCCTTTAGACTTGGCGCATCCCACACGGAGGTAGCGCCAATGACACCCGAAAAAGTGCTTTCGATGTTCGAACGGCAGTACCTGGAGGGCAAAGCGCCCGTCGATCTTGAACCGACCTGCGCGAGCTATGCCACGTGGTTGTCGGTGGCGTGGGAGCTGCTCGACGGCGAGCAGAAGACGCTGCTGCTGACGGTCGGCGCGGCGTTGTGGCGTGAAGGCTATAACTCGCGTGCCGGGACGGCGACTAAAGATTTGTGGTGATGCCCGCTATCGGCGGTGAGCCGGCCGCGATTGGCTGGCGGGTAGCGCGTGGAATATTTTTGCAAAAATTCCAGTGCGGATTCCAACGCGGCACGTGCGCCGTGCATTGCCGGAAGCAGTCTCCGACGCGTTGCGCCAAGTCGGTTTATATTGGGCGATTCCGTTTTTACCCGCACAACTCACGCTCAAAGGTGCCCCCGTCTCATGACCGATTTATCCGCGTTTCCGATCACGAAGAAGTGGCCTGCCGCCCATCCTGACCTGCTTCAGCTTTACTCGCTGCCGACGCCGAACGGCGTGAAAGTGTCGATCATGCTCGAAGAAACCGGTTTGCCGTATGAACCGCATCTGGTGCGCTTCGACACGAACGATCAGATGACGCCGGAGTTTCTATCGCTGAATCCGAACAACAAGATTCCGGCGATTCTCGATCCGAACGGGCCGGACGGTAAGCCGCTCGCGCTATTCGAATCGGGCGCGATTCTGCTGTATCTGGCGGAAAAAAGCGGGCAATTGATTCCGCAAGATACCGCCGGGCGCTATGAGGCGATTCAGTGGGTGATGTTCCAGATGGGCGGCATCGGTCCGATGTTCGGCCAGCTTGGCTTCTTCCACAAATTCGCAGGCAAGGAGTACGAAGACAAGCGTCCGCGCGACCGTTATGTGGCTGAATCGAAGCGTCTGCTCGGCGTGCTGGATCGGCAACTCGAAGGGCGTGACTGGATTCTCGGCGACGCGTATTCGATCGCCGATATCGCGACTTTCCCGTGGGTGCGCAACCTGGCGGGCTTTTACGAAGCGGGCGAACTCGTCGGCATTCAGGACTTTCCGAACGTGACGCGTGTGCTGGCGAAGTTCGTTGCGCGTCCGGCGGTGGAGCGGGGTTTGAATATTCCGCGACGTCCGGCCTGAGCGGTCGGTTCAGTCGCGCGGATCACCCTGATTCCGCGCGACGCTCGCATGCCGGTCACTCGCCGCCGCCACGCAATGTGCGGCGGTTAGCGCGAATCAATGACATCTTTGTGACCGGCTCGAAATAAAAGCGATCGTCCGAATCCGGCGATCCATTCCCCGGCGCGCCGGAAAACAGTGGGTTAACCTTCTTTCGACTGGCCGCGATATGCTCAGGCATTTTCGTTCCAGCGCAGTCCGTGCGGTGCGCGATGCCGGCAAACGCGCGGCCATCGTCACGATTTCATTTTCGACGGATACATTGCTGAATCCGCGAATCGGGACGGGAAGCGAACCTTCAATGATCTATGAAAGCTGATCTGCTATTGCAAACCTACGGTGCGGATTCGACCGGTATGGTGTGCGGCTTCCTCTTTACTCCCACGCTCGCCGGGCGCGCGGTCGACGCCGACGAGGTCGCCGAATGGCTTCGCGAGCAGGAAGCGAACGGTACGAGCGGCGTGAACGGCCCGGCGAACGAGACCGGCGAATTCTTGTGGCTGCACTTTAATCTGGCCCACAGCGCGAGCGAGCGCTGGATGAAAACGCAGCTCGAATTGCCCGAGGGTTTTTACGACGCGTTGCGCGAAGGCTCGCATTCGACGCGTATCGAACACGCGGACGGCGCACTGCGCGCGGTCGTCAACGACGTGATGTTCAATCTGGAATTCATCCCGTCCGACATCGCGACATTATGGATTTACGCGAATCAGCGGATCATCGTCACCGCGCGTCTGAAGCCGCTGCGTTCCGTGGACCGCCTGCGCGCGTCGGTCCGCGAAGGCGAGGTCTTCAGATCGCCGACCGAACTGCTGGTTCATCTGATGCGCGATCAGGCCGACCTGCTGGTGCAGATCGTGCGGCGCACCAGTACCGATGTCGACCGGATCGAAGACCGCTTCCTGTCGCAGCGTCCGACGCAGAACCGTCTCGATCTCGGCGCAATGCGCCGGACGCTGACCCGTCTGCAACGCATGCTCGCGCCCGAGCCCGGCGCGATTTTCCGGCTGCTGGCGAGGCCGCCGCGGTGGCTTCATCCCGAGGACGTGCAGGACTTGCGCGAATCGACGGAAGAGTTTTCGGTCGTGCTGTCGGACGTCGCCGGGTTGATCGAGCGGGTCAGGCTGCTGCAGGAAGAAATCATTTCGCGGCTCGAAGAGCAGAACAACCGCACGCTGTTCACACTCACGCTCGTGACTGTTCTGGCGATGCCGATCAACATCGTCGCGGGATTTTTCGGCATGAACGTCGGCGGCATTCCGCTCGCGGAAAATCGCCACGGCTTCTGGGTGATGGTGCTGCTGGTCGCGGGCTTCACCGGGCTGGCCGGCTGGTGGGCGTTTCGCCGCCGCAAGGAACAGTAGGCGCATGACGCGGCACGTCTGAGTTCCGGCACGGTTTGCATTCGCGCGCAACGTCAAACTCGCGGCGCTGGCACAATCGACAGGATCTTCGTTCCGTCCGGGAATCTTCATGTCAACCGCCGCCCCGCGTTCGTCGCGTATCGGTCCGCTGTTCGCGCTGTTTCCATTCATGCGCCCTTACGCCGGGCGCTGGGTGCTCGCATTCATCGCGCTCGTGACATCGGCGGGCGCGACGCTCGCATTGCCGGTGGCGTTCAAGTATCTGATCGATCGCGGCTTTGCCAGCGGCGACCGGACTCACATCGACCGCTATTTCATCGCGCTGTTCGCGGTGTCGCTGATTCTCGCGGCCGCTACGTCGGTGCGTTTTTACCTCGTGTCCTGGCTTGGCGAGCGCGTGACGGCCGACTTGCGGCGAGCGGTCTACGACCACGTGCTCGGCATGAGTCCGCAGTTCTTCGAAACGACGCAGACCGGCGAGGTGCTGTCGAGGCTCACCACCGACACCACGCTGATCCAGGCGGTAGTGGGCACCAGCCTCTCGCTGGGGCTGCGCAATTTCTTTCTGCTGGTCGGCGGCGTCGCGATGCTGGCGGTGACGAGTCCCGTGCTGTCGGCCTACATCATCGTCACGTTGATCGTGGTGATCGCGCCTATCGTCATCTTTGGACGGCGTGTGCGACGGCTCTCGCGTGCCAGCCAGGACAAGGTGGCGAACGCGAGCGCGCTGGCCGGCGAGGTGCTCAACGCGATGCCGACCGTGCAGTCGTACACGCAGGAGCCTTACGAATCGAAGCGCTTTGCGGGCGCAGTGGAGGTCGCGTTCGACACGGCGCTCACGCGCATCCGGGCGCGCGCGTGGCTGACGGCCGTAGTGATCGTGCTCGTGTTCAGCGCCATCGTGTTCGTGCTTTGGCTTGGCGCGCAGGCCGTGCTGGCCGGACGCATGACGGCGGGGCAGTTGTCCCAGTTCATCCTGTACGCGGTGTTCACGGCAGGCGCGGTAGGTGCGGTTGCCGAAGTGTGGGGCGATCTGCAGCGGGCCGCCGGGGCGACCGAACGACTGCTGCAATTGCTGGCGGCGCGCTCGCCGGTCGTCGAGGCCGACACCACGATCGCATTGCCCACGCGCGGACATGGCATCCGCTTCGACAACGTCGGCTTTTCGTATCCGTCGCGCGCGGGCATTGCGGCGCTCTCCGCGCTTTCACTCGATGTCCGCGCCGGTGAACATGTGGCGCTGGTCGGGCCGTCCGGTGCCGGCAAAACCACGTTGTTCCAACTGCTGCTGCGCTTTTTCGATCCACAATCGGGGACCATTCTGATCAACGGTGTGTCGACGCGTGACGTGCCGCTGGTCGAGTTACGCCGCGAGATCGGCGTCGTGTTGCAGGAGTCGGTGATCTTCTCGGGCAGCGTGCTCGACAACATTCGCTACGGCGCGCCCGATGCCACTTTCGAGCAGGTACAGCAGGCCGCGTCGATGGCCGCGGCGGCGGGCTTTATCGAAGAACTGCCGGAGGGCTACGACACGTTTCTCGGTGAGCGTGGTGTGCGTCTGTCCGGCGGACAGCGTCAACGCATTGCGATTGCTCGCGCCATCCTGAAGAATCCGCCGATCCTGCTACTCGACGAAGCCACCAGCGCGCTCGACGCCGCCAGCGAGCGTCTCGTGCAGAAGGCGCTGGACAATGCCGCGCAAAATCGCACGACGCTGGTTATTGCGCACCGACTCGCGACAGTGCAGCAGGCCGATCGCATTGTCGTGCTGGAGCATGGGCGTATCGTCGCGCAGGGGCGTCATACGGAGCTTCTGCAAAGCTCTCCGCTGTATGCGCAACTGGCTGCGTTGCAATTCGGCGAGCCGCTCGTGCGTACGGAGCAGGGCGGCACCGTGCCCGATCACGCCGACTCGGCTTGATAGAAGATTTTTAACGCGTTTATCACACCACTCGATATGTCCACGAAAGATCAAACATTCTCCGAGAACCTTTTTTCGTACGGCACGCTGCAACTCGAACAGGTGCAACTGGCGACCTTCGGCCGGAAGCTCAACGGCCGCGCCGACGACATGCCCGGCTACTCGCTCACCCTGCTGAAAATAGAAGACCCCGACGTCGTTGCGACTAGCGGCAAGACGCATCATCCGGTGGTTGCTTACAGCGGCAATCCGGGCGACAAGGTGAGCGGCACGGTTTTCGCGATCACGCCCGAAGAACTTCAACATGCGGACGACTACGAAGTCGACGCGTATCGGCGCGATCGCGTCGTACTCGCGTCGGGCGTATCGGCATGGGTTTATGTCGACGCTGCATCGCCGCGTCGGGAATAGTCGATCGGGTTGGCTGCGGCAGGGCGGGTTTGTTTAAAGGAATCTACGTCACCGATTGCGGTTCTGCCGTATTACGAGATACATGTTTGTGCGCGTGCGCTGAATACCGCGAATCAGAATTAAGGTGCTGTACCATGAGGCCTTTCGAATTTTGACGGGTGGAAAGGCGTGGTTGGTTTCAGACGGTTCGAATCTATTCAGGCGCTGCGCGCGCTCGCGGCGCTGGGCGTGGTCGCATTCCATACAAACGGTAACGTCCTCGCTTATGGATGGCTTCCACATTTCTTCGCGCGCGTTTCACGTTTCGGCGAAATAGGCGTCGACGTGTTCTTCGTGATCTCCGGTTTCATCATGGTGTTTGTGACGCATGAGCAGCCTGCCGGGATTGCTTCTGCCAGATCATTCATCGCCGCGCGCATTTCCCGAATCGTTCCGCTTTACTGGCTACTGACATTACTGTTCATTCTGCTGCTCGTTATTGTTCCCAATGCTTTTGGTAATGCGCACTTCAATGCGTGGAATGCATTAACGTCTTTCGTATTTTTTCCGTCGCTCAATTGGGAAGGCATTACCGCGCCGGTAGTCGGAGTCGGCTGGACGCTGAACTACGAGATGTGGTTCTACCTGGTGTTCGCCATCGCGATGTGCGCAACGCGACATCGCGTGCTCGCCGCAGGAACATTTCTCGCGCTGACTTCGTCGTTGCGATTGCTGCCGGATGGTGGCGTGGTCCACCAGTTCTATACGAATCCGATCGTTCTGGAGTTTGTGTTCGGTTGCTGTGTTGGCGTGTTCTATACGTCGGGACGCACGATCCCGTTGCCGGTGGCGCTGGCCTTTTTGTTTGTCACC from the Paraburkholderia fungorum genome contains:
- a CDS encoding YbhB/YbcL family Raf kinase inhibitor-like protein, with protein sequence MADFRLWSDEFPTNGFMPKAHEYHDKAFGVDGENISPALQWDAPPPDTQSFALTVHDPDAPTGSGFWHWVVVNIPADARSLSRNAGKADGSLLPQGALQMHNDYGTVGFGGAAPPRGDKAHRYIFRLHALKVPHLPVNPETTNAVARFMTHLNELDSTTHTGLYELK
- a CDS encoding very short patch repair endonuclease, with protein sequence MVDIVDSATRSRMMSGIRGRNTKPEILIRSLLHRQGFRFRLDVRDLPGRPDIVLPRYRAVVLVHGCFWHGHDCRLFKWPQTRPEFWRDKIGRNRTNDDKVHHALLADGWRVGVVWECALRGANRDIEGVLQRLVEWLRSDAPEFEERG
- the dcm gene encoding DNA (cytosine-5-)-methyltransferase, whose translation is MTVASPLNLLRQARTRFTQREIAAHVGKDIKTVRRWEKGETPCPAMLEPALRDLLYQGARAKGDSNGNAQFRFIDLFAGIGGIRMGFEAHGGECVFTSEWNDFSTRTYRENYPAGDEHALIGDIVSFPAEEVPSHDVLLGGFPCQPFSIAGVSKKNALGRPHGFECTTQGTLFFDVARIIAAKRPAAFLLENVKNLLSHDKGRTFDVIVQTLRDELGYEVHYRVIDGQHFTPQHRERIIIVGFRGKTDFSWDDLQLPESGPRLGSILHRTDGSEPVLPWDHDRFFDHAARRVQPKYTLTANLWTYLQNYAAKHRAAGNGFGFGMAYPDSVTRTLSARYHKDGSEILVYQGESARPRRLTPRECARLMGFPDTFRIPVSDTQAYRQFGNSVVMPVMREVARIMLPHVQTLLAEETRHGSKQALSLYA
- a CDS encoding CsbD family protein translates to MNKDQVKGVAEQVKGKVNEAIGKATDNPGKELKGDLQQGAGKVQKAYGDAKEDAKDNAKRNAP
- a CDS encoding glutathione S-transferase N-terminal domain-containing protein — translated: MTDLSAFPITKKWPAAHPDLLQLYSLPTPNGVKVSIMLEETGLPYEPHLVRFDTNDQMTPEFLSLNPNNKIPAILDPNGPDGKPLALFESGAILLYLAEKSGQLIPQDTAGRYEAIQWVMFQMGGIGPMFGQLGFFHKFAGKEYEDKRPRDRYVAESKRLLGVLDRQLEGRDWILGDAYSIADIATFPWVRNLAGFYEAGELVGIQDFPNVTRVLAKFVARPAVERGLNIPRRPA
- a CDS encoding transporter; translated protein: MKADLLLQTYGADSTGMVCGFLFTPTLAGRAVDADEVAEWLREQEANGTSGVNGPANETGEFLWLHFNLAHSASERWMKTQLELPEGFYDALREGSHSTRIEHADGALRAVVNDVMFNLEFIPSDIATLWIYANQRIIVTARLKPLRSVDRLRASVREGEVFRSPTELLVHLMRDQADLLVQIVRRTSTDVDRIEDRFLSQRPTQNRLDLGAMRRTLTRLQRMLAPEPGAIFRLLARPPRWLHPEDVQDLRESTEEFSVVLSDVAGLIERVRLLQEEIISRLEEQNNRTLFTLTLVTVLAMPINIVAGFFGMNVGGIPLAENRHGFWVMVLLVAGFTGLAGWWAFRRRKEQ
- a CDS encoding ABC transporter transmembrane domain-containing protein produces the protein MSTAAPRSSRIGPLFALFPFMRPYAGRWVLAFIALVTSAGATLALPVAFKYLIDRGFASGDRTHIDRYFIALFAVSLILAAATSVRFYLVSWLGERVTADLRRAVYDHVLGMSPQFFETTQTGEVLSRLTTDTTLIQAVVGTSLSLGLRNFFLLVGGVAMLAVTSPVLSAYIIVTLIVVIAPIVIFGRRVRRLSRASQDKVANASALAGEVLNAMPTVQSYTQEPYESKRFAGAVEVAFDTALTRIRARAWLTAVVIVLVFSAIVFVLWLGAQAVLAGRMTAGQLSQFILYAVFTAGAVGAVAEVWGDLQRAAGATERLLQLLAARSPVVEADTTIALPTRGHGIRFDNVGFSYPSRAGIAALSALSLDVRAGEHVALVGPSGAGKTTLFQLLLRFFDPQSGTILINGVSTRDVPLVELRREIGVVLQESVIFSGSVLDNIRYGAPDATFEQVQQAASMAAAAGFIEELPEGYDTFLGERGVRLSGGQRQRIAIARAILKNPPILLLDEATSALDAASERLVQKALDNAAQNRTTLVIAHRLATVQQADRIVVLEHGRIVAQGRHTELLQSSPLYAQLAALQFGEPLVRTEQGGTVPDHADSA
- a CDS encoding gamma-glutamylcyclotransferase family protein; its protein translation is MSTKDQTFSENLFSYGTLQLEQVQLATFGRKLNGRADDMPGYSLTLLKIEDPDVVATSGKTHHPVVAYSGNPGDKVSGTVFAITPEELQHADDYEVDAYRRDRVVLASGVSAWVYVDAASPRRE
- a CDS encoding acyltransferase family protein, whose translation is MVGFRRFESIQALRALAALGVVAFHTNGNVLAYGWLPHFFARVSRFGEIGVDVFFVISGFIMVFVTHEQPAGIASARSFIAARISRIVPLYWLLTLLFILLLVIVPNAFGNAHFNAWNALTSFVFFPSLNWEGITAPVVGVGWTLNYEMWFYLVFAIAMCATRHRVLAAGTFLALTSSLRLLPDGGVVHQFYTNPIVLEFVFGCCVGVFYTSGRTIPLPVALAFLFVTAAAVTLLAPTLTETNRFLKFGLLALAVFIMGLSLESRVRWNAWLERIGDSSYSLYLTHVFSVPIAVKVLRMVDQQHRISGDVICVVVVLISTVVGLASYRFLERPLGRLVRGGMGLRKGRA